The bacterium DNA segment TCCGCCTGGCGTTTGTTCGATCTGCACTTCTGTATTGTCGCGGTCTCTTCCTTTTACGAAACCATTTACAGAAACAACCGCTTTGTCCCATCCTTCTATCCGGATTTTTCCACCCGTCTTTAAATCCAGATTCAGCTTTTTACCCGGATCTACCTGGAATTCCTGGTGAACCTCAGCCGCAAATGCAAATGCGGTGAAACATAAAATGAAAGCAAAGGAAAGCTCAAGTCTCATAGGGAAAAGTCCTCCATGAAATTATTTCGGAGGGCGGCCGTTCCTGGCCGCCTGGCGGGCTCGGAGGCCCGCCCTCCTCAAACTTAGACGAGGTCTGTCACGAAAAGGTTGGGTGTATAATCCCATCATTACAAATGACCGTCAGTCTCGACCTCTCAGGACTTCCGGAAGGCGTTTCCCGAACGCTGTCAGAAGTTATCAGCAAATCGTTGGAGACACTGGGGTCCAATCTTCAGTCTGTTGTTCTTTATGGAAGCGCGGCCGAAAACCGTTTGCGTCCGACTTCTGACCTGAATCTGATCTTCGTTCTTTCCAACTTTAATCGCGCGCAGGTTGATCCGCTTAGGGAGCCGTTGCGATCTGCTTACGTTACGCATCGATTGTCCGTAATGTTTTTGCTGGAATCGGAAATCAATGCGGCAATTGAAGCGTTCCCCGTAAAATTTTCCGACATACTAAACCGGCGTCGCGTCTTGCACGGGTCGGATCCATTTACGGGTCGCAAAATTCCTCGCTCGCTATCCATTATCCGATTGAAACAGGTATTGATGAATTTAAAACTTCGAATGCGAAACCTTTATATGCTTCGAAGCTTGCGCGAAGAGCAGCTTGCAATGGTGATTGCCGACATGGCGGGACCTTTGAGAAGCGCTGCAGGGACTCTACTAGAGTTGGAAGGCTCGCCGCGACTGAGTCCTCGCGAGGCTTTCCAGAGATTGGCGAAGGAACTGGTTCCGGACCATGCGGATACGCTTCAGGCCCGGTTGACGGAAGCAAGAGAAAATCGATTGCTTCCTCCCGGAGAGGCAGCGGACACGGTGTTTCACATACTGCGCGTGGTCGACTTGCTTTTAGAAAGAGCAGCGAAATTATCATCCTGAAAATGAACCCATTCGAACTTCCTGGTCCTATATTTCTGCTTTTCTATTCTGTTGTTGTAATTGTTGCGCTAGTTATCGCTCACGGGAAACGAGTGTCCATGGAGAAAGGAGAGCCGCCACGCGGATTGATGGATCCTTATTTGATTGCATACCTCCGTGGCGGCGAAAACGAGCTGATCCGCGTTGCCACGATTTCGCTGATGGACCGTGGTTTTCTCCAGATCAAAGGAACCAATTTGCAGACCACTAAACCGGCCGCAGTTGACATTGTAAGGCACGATGTCGAGAGAAGGATCCTGGAGAAATGCCTGAACGAACGGGAGACCGCGAGTTTATTTGATGATTCAGGACTGCACGCCCTGGCGTCGTCGTATCAGTCTGAGCTCCAGCAAAAAGAACTTCTGCCTGATGAACAACTGAAATCAAAACGGATATCCATATTCTTTGTGACGGCATCTTTCCTTGGCATCCTTGCCGGCGCGAAAATCATGAAAGCCGTTCTCGAAGGCCGTTCCAATATTATTTTTCTCATCATTCTTGCTATTGTTGCAGTCCTTATTACTCTGAAAGTAACGAACCCACGAACCACCCAGCGAGGGAAACTATTTCTAAAAGATCTCAAAACGCTTCTTTCGGGATTGAAACAGCGGGCCGCACAAGGGTATATGATGCGAAGCGGAGAGACAAATGAACTTGCTTTGTTGGCCGCTGTATTTGGAGTTGCGTCTGTTCCCGAGCCGGCGATTCCAGGCTTGAAAAAGCTATTCGCGAAAGCAACTTCCTCCTCCTCTTCAGTATTCACATCTTCTTGTGGGTCGTCCTGTGGCTCTTCTTGCGGATCCTCCTGTGGAGGCGGCTGTGGTGGTGGATGCGGAGGATGCGGAGGGGATTGATGCATCATCGCGTGGGGATTGGTTGGCGTCCAGCTTTAGCAGCTTCCATTTTGAGCCATCAGGATTCCATCGATGTTGTGGAAATTGTCGCCGAGAATTATCTTGACGCGTCGCGTGACGTTTTGCGTTCGTTGCGCACATTGGGAGCACAGGTTCCCCTTGTGCTTCATGGAGTTTCGCTTGGACTTGCCTCAACGGTGCCGGCCGACAGAAAGAGACTGGAAAAACTGGCAGATTTGAGGGACGCCGTCCAGCCTTTATTCTGGTCGGAGCATCTCGCCTTTGTGCGCGGCGGTGGAATTGAGATCGGCCACCTTGCAACTCCTCCCCGAACCATCGCGACTCTGGAAGGCACTCTCGAAAACCTGGAAATGGCCAAGCAAATCACGGGCGAGTCTCCGCAAATGGAAAACGTGGC contains these protein-coding regions:
- a CDS encoding TIGR04222 domain-containing membrane protein, which gives rise to MNPFELPGPIFLLFYSVVVIVALVIAHGKRVSMEKGEPPRGLMDPYLIAYLRGGENELIRVATISLMDRGFLQIKGTNLQTTKPAAVDIVRHDVERRILEKCLNERETASLFDDSGLHALASSYQSELQQKELLPDEQLKSKRISIFFVTASFLGILAGAKIMKAVLEGRSNIIFLIILAIVAVLITLKVTNPRTTQRGKLFLKDLKTLLSGLKQRAAQGYMMRSGETNELALLAAVFGVASVPEPAIPGLKKLFAKATSSSSSVFTSSCGSSCGSSCGSSCGGGCGGGCGGCGGD